In Methylococcus geothermalis, one genomic interval encodes:
- the dapC gene encoding succinyldiaminopimelate transaminase: protein MNPKLASLHPYPFEKLADLKRGRMPPADKPHIAMSIGEPQHPTPHFIAEALLQHLHGLSAYPTTKGGPELRRSIAQWLERRFALGEGAVDPERQVLPVNGTREALFAFAQAVIDPAEQPLVLMPNPFYQIYEGAAILAGAEPFFLNTTAESGFLPDFDAVPESVWRRCRLVYVCSPGNPTGAVMGADQQRQLLELADKYDFIVASDECYSELYADEADPPPGLLQIAAKMGHTEFRRCVVFHSLSKRSNAPGLRSGFVAGDAEILSRFLLYRTYHGCAMSLPVQKASERAWVDEAHVRENRTLYRQKFDAVAAVLGDVLDMTVPSAGFYLWPRTPIEDTAFAAGLFEAQNVTVLPGRFLSRQHGGVDPGAGHVRIALVAPLEECVEAAHRIKQFVQTL, encoded by the coding sequence ATGAATCCCAAGCTCGCCAGCCTGCATCCTTATCCCTTCGAGAAGCTGGCGGATCTCAAACGGGGCCGGATGCCGCCGGCGGACAAGCCTCACATCGCGATGTCCATCGGCGAGCCCCAGCATCCGACACCGCACTTCATCGCCGAGGCGCTGCTGCAGCACCTGCACGGCCTGTCCGCCTATCCGACCACCAAGGGCGGCCCGGAACTGCGCCGCAGCATCGCGCAATGGCTGGAACGGCGGTTCGCCCTGGGGGAGGGCGCGGTCGACCCGGAGCGGCAGGTGCTGCCGGTCAACGGCACGCGGGAAGCGCTGTTCGCCTTTGCCCAAGCCGTGATCGATCCGGCGGAGCAGCCTCTCGTGCTGATGCCGAATCCGTTCTATCAGATCTACGAGGGCGCGGCGATCCTGGCCGGCGCGGAGCCTTTTTTCCTCAATACCACGGCCGAGTCCGGATTCCTGCCGGATTTCGACGCGGTGCCGGAATCGGTCTGGCGCCGCTGCCGGCTGGTCTATGTCTGCTCGCCCGGCAATCCGACCGGCGCGGTGATGGGGGCCGATCAGCAGCGGCAGTTGCTGGAACTCGCGGACAAGTACGATTTCATCGTCGCATCGGACGAATGCTATTCGGAGCTGTACGCCGATGAGGCCGATCCGCCGCCGGGTTTGCTCCAGATCGCAGCCAAGATGGGTCATACCGAATTTCGCCGCTGCGTGGTGTTCCATTCCCTGTCCAAGCGTTCCAATGCGCCGGGCCTGCGCTCGGGCTTCGTGGCCGGCGATGCCGAGATCCTGAGCCGTTTCCTGTTGTACCGGACCTATCACGGCTGCGCCATGTCGCTTCCGGTGCAAAAGGCCAGCGAAAGGGCCTGGGTCGACGAAGCCCATGTGCGCGAGAACCGGACGCTTTACCGGCAGAAGTTCGACGCCGTTGCCGCCGTGCTGGGGGACGTCCTCGACATGACCGTGCCTTCGGCCGGGTTTTATCTTTGGCCACGGACGCCGATCGAAGACACCGCATTTGCCGCCGGCCTGTTCGAGGCTCAGAATGTCACCGTGCTGCCGGGACGGTTCCTGTCCCGGCAGCACGGCGGCGTCGATCCGGGCGCAGGCCATGTCCGCATCGCCCTGGTCGCTCCTTTGGAGGAGTGTGTCGAAGCGGCCCATCGTATCAAGCAGTTCGTTCAAACCCTCTAG
- the tatA gene encoding twin-arginine translocase TatA/TatE family subunit → MGIGVWELLLLFLIVLVVFGTKRLRNIGGDLGGAIKSFRSAMSESEDKDKPSGDTTRTIEGEVVDKKEKDKV, encoded by the coding sequence ATGGGCATAGGTGTTTGGGAGTTGTTGCTGCTTTTTCTGATCGTTCTGGTCGTCTTCGGCACCAAGCGCTTGCGCAATATCGGCGGCGACCTGGGCGGCGCGATCAAGAGCTTCCGCTCCGCGATGAGCGAAAGCGAGGACAAGGACAAGCCTTCGGGGGACACGACGCGCACCATCGAGGGAGAAGTGGTCGACAAGAAAGAGAAAGACAAGGTCTGA
- the dapD gene encoding 2,3,4,5-tetrahydropyridine-2,6-dicarboxylate N-succinyltransferase, whose product MSLENIINEAFENRAQISPGAVGAEVREAVEEALRLLDSGAARVAEKKDGGWVVNQWLKKAVLLSFRINDNRVMDGGETRYFDKVEPKFGSFGPEDFRAAGVRVVPPAAVRRGAHIAPGVILMPSFVNIGAYVDSGTMVDTWATVGSCAQIGKNVHLSGGVGIGGVLEPLQAGPTIIEDNCFIGARSEIVEGVIVEAGSVISMGVYIGQSTKIYNRMTGEISYGRVPAGSVVVSGNLPAKDGSHSLYCAVIIKQVDEKTRGKVGINELLRD is encoded by the coding sequence ATGTCTTTGGAAAACATCATCAACGAAGCTTTCGAAAATCGTGCGCAGATCAGCCCGGGCGCGGTGGGCGCGGAAGTGCGCGAGGCGGTGGAAGAGGCCCTGCGCCTGCTGGACAGCGGCGCGGCGCGCGTCGCCGAGAAGAAGGACGGCGGCTGGGTCGTCAACCAGTGGCTGAAGAAGGCGGTATTGCTGTCCTTCCGCATCAACGACAACCGCGTCATGGACGGCGGCGAGACGCGCTATTTCGACAAGGTCGAACCCAAGTTCGGCAGCTTCGGCCCGGAAGACTTCCGCGCCGCGGGCGTCCGTGTGGTGCCACCCGCCGCCGTCCGCCGCGGCGCCCATATCGCCCCCGGCGTGATCCTGATGCCGTCCTTCGTCAACATCGGCGCCTATGTCGATTCCGGCACCATGGTCGACACCTGGGCCACGGTGGGCTCCTGCGCCCAGATCGGCAAGAATGTCCACCTCTCCGGCGGCGTCGGCATCGGCGGCGTGCTGGAGCCGCTGCAGGCCGGTCCCACCATCATCGAGGATAATTGCTTCATCGGCGCGCGTTCGGAGATCGTCGAAGGCGTCATCGTCGAAGCGGGCTCGGTGATCTCGATGGGGGTTTATATCGGCCAGAGCACCAAGATCTACAACCGGATGACCGGCGAGATCAGCTACGGCCGGGTTCCCGCGGGGTCGGTCGTGGTGTCCGGCAACCTGCCGGCCAAGGATGGCAGCCACAGCCTGTATTGCGCGGTGATCATCAAGCAGGTGGATGAGAAGACCCGCGGCAAGGTCGGCATCAACGAGTTGCTCAGAGACTGA
- a CDS encoding SAM hydrolase/SAM-dependent halogenase family protein: MILLFTDFGPAGPYLGQMEAVLRLNAPGVDVIHLVSDAPAPVPAGYLLAALCRQFPEGCVFLCVVDPGVGGDRQALVLEADGRWFVGPDNGLLNTVAAQAERKHWLRCDWRPERLSASFHGRDLFAPVAARIAKRDFGWAHQPVEGPDTAFWPADRASIVYFDHYGNALTGLRYRCELAGRVLLVNDRQVRHAEVFCAVDPGTAFWYRNSLDLVEVAVNQGRADQALSLAVGDSVLFVP, from the coding sequence ATGATCCTGCTGTTCACCGACTTCGGTCCGGCCGGCCCCTACCTGGGCCAGATGGAGGCGGTGCTCCGGCTGAACGCGCCCGGCGTCGACGTCATCCATCTGGTGAGCGATGCGCCGGCGCCGGTACCCGCCGGTTACCTGCTTGCGGCGCTATGCCGGCAGTTTCCGGAAGGCTGCGTGTTTCTCTGCGTGGTCGACCCGGGAGTGGGCGGTGACCGGCAAGCGCTGGTGCTCGAGGCGGATGGCCGCTGGTTTGTCGGACCCGACAACGGCTTGCTCAATACCGTCGCAGCGCAGGCGGAGCGCAAGCATTGGCTGCGTTGCGACTGGCGGCCGGAGCGCCTGTCGGCGAGCTTCCACGGCCGCGACCTGTTCGCGCCGGTCGCGGCACGGATCGCCAAACGCGACTTCGGCTGGGCGCACCAGCCCGTCGAGGGGCCGGACACGGCGTTCTGGCCGGCGGACCGCGCCTCGATCGTCTATTTCGACCATTACGGCAACGCGCTGACCGGGCTGCGCTACCGCTGCGAGCTCGCGGGACGGGTATTGCTCGTCAACGACCGGCAGGTGCGGCATGCGGAGGTTTTTTGTGCGGTCGATCCGGGCACGGCGTTCTGGTACCGCAACTCGCTGGATCTGGTTGAGGTCGCCGTCAACCAGGGCCGGGCGGACCAGGCATTGAGCCTCGCCGTTGGCGACAGCGTGCTGTTCGTGCCGTAG
- the tatC gene encoding twin-arginine translocase subunit TatC: MTDRKSRLADEDVEQPFISHLVELRQRILRALAMVLVLFLGLAFYSNEIYSFLAGPLLKHMPEGSQMVAIDVASPFLTPFKLTLMVCVFLSIPFILYQAWAFVAPGLYRHERRMVLPLLVASTLLFYGGVAFAYYVVFPLMFGFLTATAPAGVAVMTDIAKYLDFVLTLFLAFGIAFEVPIATILLVWSGIVSRQTIGDNRPYVIVGAFVVGAVLTPPDVVSQTLLSVPIWLLFELGLFFSRFFEGAPENEPAGTPVIEHRDPSSDR; encoded by the coding sequence ATGACCGACCGTAAGTCCAGACTGGCCGACGAGGATGTGGAGCAGCCTTTCATCTCGCACCTCGTGGAGCTGCGGCAGCGGATTTTGCGCGCCCTGGCGATGGTGCTGGTGCTGTTTCTGGGGCTTGCGTTCTATTCCAACGAAATTTATTCCTTCCTGGCCGGGCCATTGCTGAAGCATATGCCGGAAGGGTCGCAGATGGTCGCCATCGACGTGGCCTCGCCGTTTCTCACGCCGTTCAAGCTGACCTTGATGGTCTGCGTTTTTTTGTCGATCCCGTTCATTCTCTACCAGGCCTGGGCTTTCGTCGCACCCGGCCTGTATCGTCATGAACGGCGCATGGTGCTTCCGCTGCTGGTGGCGAGCACGCTCCTGTTCTATGGCGGTGTGGCGTTTGCCTACTACGTGGTGTTCCCTCTGATGTTCGGCTTCCTGACCGCGACGGCACCGGCGGGCGTCGCCGTGATGACGGACATCGCCAAGTACCTGGATTTCGTCCTCACGCTGTTCCTGGCTTTCGGCATCGCTTTCGAAGTCCCGATCGCCACGATCCTCCTGGTATGGAGCGGCATCGTCTCGCGTCAGACCATAGGCGACAATCGTCCTTACGTCATCGTGGGCGCCTTCGTCGTCGGCGCCGTCCTGACGCCTCCGGATGTCGTGTCGCAAACCTTGCTGTCGGTGCCGATCTGGCTGCTGTTCGAGCTAGGGCTCTTCTTTTCACGGTTTTTCGAGGGGGCGCCGGAAAATGAGCCAGCCGGGACCCCTGTCATCGAACACCGCGATCCCTCTTCCGACCGTTGA
- the tatB gene encoding Sec-independent protein translocase protein TatB: MFDIGFTEMLLIGLVALLAFGPERLPKVARETGYWIRKARSSLASVRAEIEHEMEMQELKQAMLEAKSARILEPASDQATEPAENPPTETEPKPASPEHADDRP, from the coding sequence ATGTTCGATATCGGCTTCACCGAAATGCTGCTGATCGGGTTGGTGGCCTTGCTGGCGTTCGGGCCGGAGCGTCTGCCAAAGGTGGCGCGCGAGACCGGCTACTGGATACGCAAGGCCCGCAGCTCGCTGGCTTCGGTACGCGCGGAAATCGAACATGAAATGGAAATGCAGGAATTGAAGCAGGCCATGCTGGAAGCCAAGTCGGCCAGGATTCTCGAACCGGCCTCGGACCAGGCTACCGAGCCCGCGGAGAATCCGCCGACGGAGACCGAGCCGAAGCCCGCATCGCCGGAACACGCCGATGACCGACCGTAA